The following proteins are co-located in the Paenibacillus sp. JNUCC32 genome:
- a CDS encoding DUF2577 domain-containing protein, whose translation MLDIIKKASLSAVGSTNPMAVLYGTVTSIHPLEVNVDQRFSLTEDFLVIGESMTEYKLNIGGAEYVIRKGLETGDTVLLIRYQGGQTYLVLDRLVKPS comes from the coding sequence ATGCTGGATATTATCAAAAAAGCCAGTCTTAGCGCCGTGGGTAGCACAAACCCGATGGCGGTGCTGTATGGCACAGTCACATCAATCCATCCTCTGGAGGTGAACGTGGATCAGCGTTTCAGCCTGACGGAGGATTTTTTAGTTATCGGAGAGTCGATGACCGAGTACAAGCTGAACATTGGCGGCGCGGAATATGTGATTCGAAAAGGGCTGGAAACGGGAGACACGGTGCTGCTCATTCGTTACCAGGGCGGGCAAACGTATCTCGTGCTGGATCGGTTGGTGAAGCCGTCATGA
- a CDS encoding DUF2634 domain-containing protein, which yields MIPQGGTLQPGSEIMETLEQPSLTYNLNLEEGTISGHIDGLEAVKQAVVKILQTRRFEHLIYSSNYGQELDSVIGRDPLWAYAEIERHIKEALLQDDRVLSVDDMNITFTGELAMAEFTVRSVYGTYSMTKEVREDG from the coding sequence ATGATTCCGCAGGGAGGAACGCTGCAACCGGGTAGCGAGATCATGGAAACACTGGAGCAGCCCAGCCTAACGTATAACTTGAACCTGGAGGAAGGTACGATATCTGGTCACATTGACGGTCTTGAGGCCGTGAAACAGGCAGTCGTCAAAATCCTTCAGACGCGCCGTTTTGAACATTTGATCTACAGCAGCAATTATGGGCAGGAGTTGGACTCCGTCATTGGCCGTGACCCGCTGTGGGCCTATGCTGAAATCGAACGGCACATCAAGGAAGCGCTGCTGCAGGATGATCGCGTGTTGTCGGTGGATGACATGAATATTACGTTTACTGGCGAGTTGGCCATGGCAGAGTTTACGGTCCGAAGTGTGTATGGCACTTACAGTATGACCAAGGAGGTGAGGGAGGATGGTTGA